The Candidatus Peregrinibacteria bacterium genome includes a window with the following:
- a CDS encoding undecaprenyl/decaprenyl-phosphate alpha-N-acetylglucosaminyl 1-phosphate transferase, with translation MPTSLTLFIAPIFALSLSIFLGIGILHFFPKWGILDRPLKYGHTRKPIPYPGGIAIFIAFTITILLFLPLDFKMIGFLCGGALLTVVSFTDDRYGVSPILRLFLQIFVTGILIWSGTKIVYISDPLGGTAFELTPFFSTVITVMWVIILINTLNWLDGVPGVASGASALSGIFLGVLSLTPLVNQQELAAMGFIFGAANLGFTFFNFPPPKMLNGDTGAMFSGFAIAAFSIFSGGKMATAFLVLAIPLFDAASVVFHRLRQKKSPFHGNDKRHLHDELLKKGWKEIHIMVLFLGISSILGVSTLYLRTLGKIIILGIIGIVVFALSWQNQKK, from the coding sequence ATGCCAACTTCGTTAACGCTTTTCATTGCTCCAATATTCGCACTTTCCCTCAGTATTTTCTTGGGAATCGGTATTCTCCATTTCTTTCCAAAGTGGGGAATTCTTGATCGACCTCTAAAATACGGTCATACAAGAAAACCTATTCCATATCCTGGAGGCATTGCCATTTTTATAGCATTTACCATCACCATTCTTCTCTTTCTTCCATTGGATTTCAAAATGATAGGATTTCTCTGCGGAGGAGCACTTCTCACCGTCGTGTCATTTACTGATGATCGATATGGCGTTTCGCCGATCCTCAGGCTCTTTCTCCAAATTTTTGTGACAGGAATCCTCATCTGGAGCGGGACAAAAATTGTATATATTTCAGATCCACTCGGGGGAACTGCGTTTGAACTCACGCCTTTCTTTTCCACTGTGATCACGGTGATGTGGGTTATTATCCTCATCAATACATTGAATTGGCTTGATGGAGTTCCTGGAGTCGCGTCTGGCGCTTCCGCTCTTTCTGGAATTTTTCTCGGAGTACTTTCCCTAACGCCGCTCGTAAATCAACAGGAACTCGCTGCCATGGGATTTATTTTTGGAGCGGCAAATCTTGGATTTACCTTTTTTAATTTTCCTCCGCCAAAAATGCTGAATGGCGACACAGGAGCAATGTTTTCTGGATTTGCAATTGCGGCATTTTCCATTTTTTCAGGCGGGAAAATGGCAACGGCATTTTTAGTCCTCGCAATTCCGCTTTTTGACGCAGCATCAGTGGTCTTTCATCGACTTCGGCAAAAGAAATCACCATTTCATGGGAATGATAAACGCCATCTTCACGATGAGCTTCTCAAAAAAGGATGGAAAGAAATTCACATCATGGTGCTCTTCCTTGGAATTTCCAGCATACTTGGCGTCTCCACTCTTTACTTGAGAACACTGGGGAAGATAATTATCCTCGGCATTATTGGAATAGTTGTGTTCGCATTGTCGTGGCAGAATCAAAAAAAGTAG
- a CDS encoding TVP38/TMEM64 family protein, with translation MLLRYKKLFKITLFLIWGVLLIAGIIGTALFLEHSTIKEGASLLKQYIGENIHEMILVILLLYVLRTIIFIPVGILGPLIAFVLPGRFWLAFFLIGSGMFLSAILSFGLGRLLGREWVAEHESERLKRFDAAVKERGFFTVFLIRLLIFLPFDPVNIGSGLSSIRFKHYFWATLLGVWPEALYEIFIGNSFSNPKNLIWVAALVLFGAWWIRFLKRHPHFKDILNPIKQIEKFQKQKKRKQMNGKRRRRF, from the coding sequence ATGCTTCTTCGGTATAAAAAATTATTCAAAATTACTCTTTTTCTCATCTGGGGAGTTCTGCTCATCGCAGGAATTATTGGAACAGCTCTTTTTCTGGAACATAGCACGATAAAGGAAGGTGCTTCTCTCCTGAAGCAATATATTGGGGAAAATATTCATGAAATGATTCTTGTGATTCTTCTTCTCTATGTTCTCCGTACTATTATTTTTATTCCGGTTGGAATTCTGGGGCCGCTCATCGCATTTGTCCTTCCCGGAAGATTCTGGCTCGCATTTTTTCTTATCGGAAGCGGAATGTTTCTCTCTGCAATTCTCTCCTTTGGACTCGGAAGACTTCTTGGACGAGAATGGGTTGCAGAGCACGAAAGTGAACGCCTGAAAAGATTTGACGCGGCTGTTAAAGAACGTGGGTTTTTTACTGTCTTTCTTATTCGTTTGCTTATTTTTCTTCCATTTGACCCGGTAAATATCGGCAGTGGACTCTCTTCCATTCGATTCAAACATTATTTTTGGGCAACCCTTCTTGGAGTCTGGCCGGAAGCATTGTATGAAATTTTTATCGGAAATTCATTCTCAAATCCAAAAAATCTGATTTGGGTTGCTGCTTTGGTGCTTTTTGGCGCATGGTGGATTCGTTTTTTAAAAAGACACCCGCACTTTAAGGATATTTTGAATCCGATAAAGCAAATTGAGAAGTTCCAAAAACAGAAAAAAAGGAAACAGATGAATGGCAAACGAAGAAGGAGATTTTGA
- a CDS encoding YbhB/YbcL family Raf kinase inhibitor-like protein, with amino-acid sequence MKNPFPIFALSLLLTFSACSSPQKSEKKEPTNLPTSEVSKPDANSDISPPNDETVVPPELPLTISSSAFSANTAIPSVYSCDGKGVNPPLSLSNPPKAAKSLVLLVDDPDAPAGTWDHWILWNIDPTVSQIGENTVPANAVQGKNSSGTNGYEGPCPPSGTHRYFFKLYALDAMINLKEGSTKFDVEREMEGHIVASADIVGLYSSK; translated from the coding sequence ATGAAAAATCCTTTCCCAATTTTCGCGCTCTCACTTCTCCTCACTTTCAGTGCATGTTCTTCTCCTCAAAAATCTGAAAAAAAAGAGCCGACAAATCTGCCGACTTCTGAAGTTTCGAAGCCCGACGCCAATTCTGATATTTCTCCTCCAAATGATGAGACCGTAGTACCACCAGAACTTCCTCTCACAATTTCGAGCTCAGCATTTTCAGCAAATACTGCAATTCCCTCAGTATATTCATGTGATGGGAAAGGTGTAAATCCTCCTCTTTCTCTTTCAAATCCACCAAAAGCAGCAAAAAGCCTTGTTCTTCTTGTGGATGATCCTGATGCGCCGGCAGGAACATGGGATCATTGGATTCTGTGGAATATTGATCCTACTGTTTCTCAAATTGGAGAAAATACTGTTCCCGCAAATGCTGTTCAAGGAAAAAATAGTTCTGGAACAAATGGATATGAAGGACCATGTCCACCGTCAGGAACGCATCGATATTTCTTCAAATTGTATGCACTTGATGCCATGATTAATCTCAAAGAAGGCTCTACAAAGTTTGATGTGGAAAGGGAGATGGAGGGACATATTGTCGCATCCGCAGACATTGTCGGACTCTATAGCAGCAAATAG
- the rpmE gene encoding 50S ribosomal protein L31 codes for MKKGIHPAAYATKVACSCGATYTIQGTVPELHTEVCMKCHPHYTGERKLLDTEGRATKFMAKFKNAKKK; via the coding sequence ATGAAAAAAGGTATTCATCCAGCTGCATACGCAACAAAAGTAGCCTGTTCATGCGGAGCTACATACACTATTCAGGGAACTGTTCCCGAACTCCATACAGAAGTTTGTATGAAATGCCATCCGCATTATACCGGAGAACGAAAGCTCCTTGATACTGAAGGAAGGGCAACAAAATTCATGGCGAAATTTAAAAATGCGAAAAAGAAATAA
- a CDS encoding fibronectin type III domain-containing protein: MFRKFFFITAVLGGFLLMNGGVFPSAEAEQSYGICSTCTKNCDELGIPWHETSCRVKFDSPHTPHITAPECPKGSSYRSEEKKCMCFEGMFSYSREGGICVNDLPLETLCESAFGKHITSSETANACFCREGYEMKNGKCLEKTDENISSIPTKDLLSHTRFGYGRDFYENLGDFWRIASRILVSEKARSAEIRWKLTSEEERAKVSGYSILIWDTEKSAWAFSASLKGGVRSVTFPLENKHTYKIHITAFDSRNEVMNTIQFYVES, translated from the coding sequence ATGTTTCGAAAGTTTTTTTTCATTACTGCAGTCTTGGGGGGCTTTCTCCTCATGAATGGAGGAGTTTTTCCATCTGCTGAAGCTGAGCAGTCGTATGGAATCTGTTCTACATGCACAAAAAACTGCGATGAACTCGGAATTCCGTGGCATGAAACTTCTTGTCGCGTGAAATTTGATTCTCCGCATACTCCTCATATTACGGCTCCAGAGTGTCCAAAAGGATCTTCGTATAGAAGTGAAGAAAAAAAGTGTATGTGTTTTGAAGGAATGTTTTCGTATTCTCGAGAAGGCGGCATATGTGTGAATGATCTTCCGCTCGAAACTCTTTGTGAAAGTGCATTTGGAAAACACATCACCTCCTCAGAAACAGCAAACGCGTGTTTTTGTCGAGAAGGATATGAAATGAAAAATGGAAAATGTCTCGAAAAAACTGATGAAAACATTTCTTCCATTCCGACAAAAGATCTTCTGAGTCATACGCGTTTTGGCTACGGAAGAGATTTTTATGAAAACTTAGGAGATTTTTGGAGAATTGCCTCACGAATACTTGTGAGCGAAAAAGCAAGATCAGCAGAAATACGCTGGAAACTCACCTCGGAAGAAGAAAGAGCAAAAGTTTCTGGATACTCGATACTCATTTGGGATACTGAGAAATCGGCATGGGCATTCAGCGCTTCGCTCAAGGGAGGAGTTCGAAGTGTCACATTTCCTCTCGAAAACAAACACACGTACAAGATCCACATCACGGCTTTTGACTCGCGAAATGAAGTCATGAATACCATACAGTTTTACGTCGAATCATAA